The DNA sequence CACTACTTTCATCCGAGTCCTTAAAATTATCCCAAACAAAAAGTGTcaattatacattatatatttcGAAAGTAAACATAATATGTGCATTGCATTAGTTAGTTTACTCACAGTGTAAGATACTGGAATGAGTGACTGGCGGTCGAGAATGTCGAAAACCGAGGCGACAGCGGCAGAGCCCTTGGCAAGATCAGAAGTCATACTCCCAGCGTCGGCTATAACCTTACCAGTACTTACCAAGATGAAGAATGTCTTGAACACGTCCCCGGCTGAAATTTCACCCTTCTCAACAAGAGTGCCGCCATACCAGAAATCCAATGCCCAAGACATGAACGTCAAGCACTGAGCAGAACCCAATCCAATTCCGGCCATCCAAGACTTTTTTCTCGCCTCTTTCCTCGGTGCCTCTTGAGCTTCTTCAAATAGCTGCAACACTTTTCCCACGCTGCCAAACGAGGTCACGATTCGATGATTGTACACGGCTTCCACGGCTATCTGGGTACTCTTGTTCTGGGCATTGACGAAGTTTGCGGATGTGGCTGATAGCAGGACCTTTCGGGTGTAGAAACAGAGGATCGTCAATGGCTGTACGGCAATCATGACCAGAGCTAGCTTCCACGCCACGATTAGACCCATCACCATGGCGATCGTCACCGCAGAAGCGGCCTGGACTAGGAGAGAGACGCGATCCGCCACAAGGGATTTCACCATGGAAGCCTCGTTGCTGAGGCGTGAGCACAACGCGCCGCTCGAGTTCTTCTCCTGATCGAACCAAGCTGTTTCGAAGCTCAAGATCTTTTCCAGCATTCGGATTCGAATCCGCTTCGTCAATCGTTCTCCCATGAAGGCGAAATTGTAATGCTGAAGGAGATTCAGGACGATGGAGACCAGCGAGAGAGAGCAGAAGATCAGAGAATATGCCCGGATGCGGCTCCGAATTTCTTCATGGGTAGGAGCGAAGAAGGCGGAGATCATCCCACCTATGGTCAAGGCGTATGTTGGCTGTACGGACCCGAAGGCGACGGCGGAGAGTCCACCAATTAGGCCGTTCCTCCATTCGGGTGCGTTGAATGAGATGAGTCGAGAGAAAGAACCTCGCTGGTGGGTTTGAGTTTTTTTGCGTCCCACCGCCGGGGTTTGATCGACTGTGGAATTGGGCGGTGTAGAGAAGATAAGAGGGCTCGATCTCCCCGTGCTTAGGCCGCCGCCAACGGAGGAGATTCGGCCGGAGGTGACGGTGGGTTCTTGTTCTTGGTCATTATTTTCCATGGAACTGAACTGTCTCTGCATTTTGGCCAGGTTAGCATAGTGACCGTTATGTTGGTTGATGAGGTCGTTGTGGGACCCGATTTCGATCACCGCACCGCTGCCTACGACGGCGATTAGGTCTGCGTTGCGAACAGTTGAGAGCTTGTGTGCGACAACCTGATCAAGAAAACGACAATGCATGTTATATTTATTTGGACATTTTCTGTAAAATACCATTGTCCAATTTTGAagtgttttgtttttattaccAGAGTGGTTCTTCCCATGGAGGCTTGATCAAGAGCATTTTGGACCAGAGTTTCTGATTCAGTGTCGAGAGCGCTTGTTGCCTCATCAAGTAGGAGAATTACAGGGTTCTTGATTATTGCTCTTGCTATGGCAATTCTTTGTTTTTGTCCACCTGATAAAAGTGCCCCTCTCTCTCCAATCTGTcacattttatgttttttacTTTCTTTAAATATGAATACTCTGAATTTTACTTGAAAGCTAGATAAACCACGTCACACTTAGAATGATGCAACAAATACACATTCTTAATACTACATGTAGAAAAGAACAATTCTATTATGTATACTATAACTAACTATACTACGAGTTACGATCCACCatatatattcttatgaaaTTGAGCATATATGGAAACAATATATTGCTTTACTTTCTTGCAGATTACCAagttaaaacttaaaagagtaTGTATTGAGCGCTTTCTCTTACTTCATGAGTATTTGTAagataatctaaaattttacgCTTATACTCAAACAATTAAATGCATATTTTTCAAGTGAAAAAGCAAAAGTTTTTCTTGGAACTTCATTACCCTTTTGTTACTTTATTCCTGGGAATCATTATCTTCTTGTGTTGGCCAAGTGAAAATTAAAGGAATAAGCCTCTAAATTTTCaatcatatataaataattcaaaaatatactAAATACCCACCTTAGTTTCATACCCTTCAGGTAGCTGCCTTATGAAATTATGAGCATTGGCAGCCATGGCTGCAGCTGTAACTTCTTCCATGGTAGCATCAAGCTTCCCAAACATGATATTTTCCTTTATTGATGTCCCAAACAAAGCATGGTCTTGACTAACAAGTCCCATTTTCCCTCTTATCCATTTCAACTGAAGTGTTCTTACATCCACACCGTCAATTCTCACAACCCCATTATCTGCATCGTAGAATCGTTGGACTAATCCAATGGCCGTTGACTTGCCACTCCCACTGGCTCCAACAAGAGCAACAGTTTGCCCTGcttcaatttttagattaaAATCTTTGAGCACAACAGAGTCAGGCCTAGAAGGGTAGGTGAATTTGACATGTTCGAATTCTAGTTGGCCTTTGATTTTCTCTAGTACAAGACCTTTGTTCCCTTCTCCATCGATTTGTGGTACCCGATCAATCCTATGGAAAATTCTTTGAGCAGCAACTGAGGCTTCTGTGAAGTATTTCAGGTCTGGAAGTGCCATTCCAAGAGATCTGcattaataataatcatacaaatTATGGCCttgttaattatttttggtgaagtaattaattatgcaCGTTTTTTGTGTATAGTGACTCAAAGGttaattattaactagttaGGTAAGATCAATGATGTTTATTCtgtatattttaattgattCCTAGTATAATCATTCCTCTCCTTTTCCTAGCCTTTTgctttactaattaattaattatgtattattccaAACTAATTTTACTTATTATAATGTAAATTAAAGTTCCATGTTGATTATTAAAGTTTAGACATGATTGTATTTTGGTTAACTATAAGCAGGCCATTTGCTACCGACAATTCAGTTTCTACTTTCTGTGATTTATTCTTACTTGTCTCTAGCTTATAACAAAACTATAATGTAAGTTGTTATAATAATTTGTTAGTAATAAAATGACATATTAATAACTAGTGATTCCATCAAAAAAAGACATAAACTAGCGTAAGGATGGAgtgaataattatatatattaggcAACTTTATGAGCAGTAATTTACCACCAAAATAACCTATATGTCATGATGATACAATAGATTAATTGTTTGACTACAATACTAATTAGACATTAAACCAGTGCATGTATGCTTATTTGATTGAATAAGCATGaacttaattaattgattaatagtATAAGTTATGTTATCCTAACAAATTATTTGACAGGGTACCAAatgtatatatagaaaaaaaaaatcagcataTTGTATATGTTAAAGTGTCAAACATTGTATTCACGTAGCGCGTTAACTACGTTATGAtttgattaataattttttatattatttattatatgtgagacttgatattaaattgcaccaataattatatattattttttgtacttCTTGATACCCTTTAAGATTTCTCAATTTTCGATATATGTACAtctctcttttattattattattattttttgagaatAATCTTATGAcctaaaattattaaaacacaACTTTTGTGTacaaaaagtaacaaaataaaaaagaagaaattcGCTTTGAAATAAAATGAGATTCTATACTACTAGTCCTTAGGAAACATCATATATAGTACTATATTAGCTATACTAGTATAATATTGTAAGACTTAATTTTCCTTACGCgcatttacttttttaataaacatgattcatattcatacataaaagctggttgattaattatatattttgtttttaagggAAAATGGGGAATTCATGCATACttgcatatatataattaaagacaCATGACTTGACTACATACATTATAAAGAATGCattcatatgtatatatacttatAAAATGATGGAGAGAAGAGTAGAATATACATACAGTCCACTCAATACGAATGAGACGCCAGCAGCATAGATCCTTCCACCACTTTCACCTTTATACATAACCAAACGACTCCCATACCAAGCAAGAAAAGCCCATATCATAAAAGCCAGCCCTGTGCTCCCCACAGCCAAACCTTTTGCAATGCCTTGTTTGATTCCCAACGACGTCGTTTTGTCCAATATGATTGAGTACCTCTCAACAATTCTCTTCTCTGCAGTGAACGAGTAAATCGTTCTAATTGAGCTCAAGGCTTGTTCCACTATTGCGTTTGCCTTACTATATTCCTTGTGTGACTTTCTAGACAAGTAGACTAGGTACTTGCCGTAAATCATTCCCGGTATGATTAAAACCAGTAATGTTGGGAATGCTACTAAGGATAATCTCCATGAGAAGAAAGTTGAGAAAGCTAGCCCAGATATGAACACTGAAGAGTGCATCAGAAATATTGGTACCTGTAGATTAAACCAACCAAGTTAATAAAAAACATAACACTATGTATGTGATGTTAtgttatgtatgtatatatatacctttTCACT is a window from the Cannabis sativa cultivar Pink pepper isolate KNU-18-1 chromosome 1, ASM2916894v1, whole genome shotgun sequence genome containing:
- the LOC115705860 gene encoding putative ABC transporter B family member 8, yielding MGSAKKEIKLEKSGDERRIMTRSNNSDNSSSNLMIIFRYADWVDILLMILGTVGAIGDGMSTNCLLVFASRLMNSLGYGQTQNNHAGTNFMDEVQKCSLNFVYLGLAVMVVAFMEGYCWSKTSERQVLRMRYKYLEAVLRQEVGFFDSQEATTSEVINSISKDTSLIQELLSEKVPIFLMHSSVFISGLAFSTFFSWRLSLVAFPTLLVLIIPGMIYGKYLVYLSRKSHKEYSKANAIVEQALSSIRTIYSFTAEKRIVERYSIILDKTTSLGIKQGIAKGLAVGSTGLAFMIWAFLAWYGSRLVMYKGESGGRIYAAGVSFVLSGLSLGMALPDLKYFTEASVAAQRIFHRIDRVPQIDGEGNKGLVLEKIKGQLEFEHVKFTYPSRPDSVVLKDFNLKIEAGQTVALVGASGSGKSTAIGLVQRFYDADNGVVRIDGVDVRTLQLKWIRGKMGLVSQDHALFGTSIKENIMFGKLDATMEEVTAAAMAANAHNFIRQLPEGYETKIGERGALLSGGQKQRIAIARAIIKNPVILLLDEATSALDTESETLVQNALDQASMGRTTLVVAHKLSTVRNADLIAVVGSGAVIEIGSHNDLINQHNGHYANLAKMQRQFSSMENNDQEQEPTVTSGRISSVGGGLSTGRSSPLIFSTPPNSTVDQTPAVGRKKTQTHQRGSFSRLISFNAPEWRNGLIGGLSAVAFGSVQPTYALTIGGMISAFFAPTHEEIRSRIRAYSLIFCSLSLVSIVLNLLQHYNFAFMGERLTKRIRIRMLEKILSFETAWFDQEKNSSGALCSRLSNEASMVKSLVADRVSLLVQAASAVTIAMVMGLIVAWKLALVMIAVQPLTILCFYTRKVLLSATSANFVNAQNKSTQIAVEAVYNHRIVTSFGSVGKVLQLFEEAQEAPRKEARKKSWMAGIGLGSAQCLTFMSWALDFWYGGTLVEKGEISAGDVFKTFFILVSTGKVIADAGSMTSDLAKGSAAVASVFDILDRQSLIPVSYTDSDESSGCKLEKVMGRIEMKKVEFAYPSRPDILVLREFSLDVKPGTSIGLVGKSGCGKSTVIGLTQRFYDVNGGWVKVDGVDIRELNIQWYRKHTALVSQEPVIYSGTIRDNILFGKLDASENEVVEAARSANAHEFISSLKDGYETECGERGVQLSGGQKQRIAIARAIIRNPTILLLDEATSALDVQSEQVVQEALDRIMVGRTTIVVAHRLNTIKDLDSIAVVADGKVVERGTYAHLKNKRGAFFNLVSLSNLG